One window of Manihot esculenta cultivar AM560-2 chromosome 17, M.esculenta_v8, whole genome shotgun sequence genomic DNA carries:
- the LOC122722225 gene encoding uncharacterized protein LOC122722225, whose amino-acid sequence MCSFESVCRSWGFTPTAILFVTFFRLVRAIQCFYYFASRGGLSIFTGYKDFIKGWVEGFVVVELKKDSASEVKMDQIKPPKNFTFSWESMNAALDDLLARRFVGEATQRVVEVISSKSASRPPVPTPSRAPKPSSRSSKSSRPSSRSRSSSAPQSSQAPRSRRNSNEGMEEALGVISRPVEGTELVRTDPVLPSEEVPEVRLETSAAEERASEKGMEVIPAGKGSQEAPLGVIPTSEGMGPGPIDGGDVAVKVGGKRPAPAEVPAPVSVPKKSRAFRRPAPALPPLEKKKEAPVVPLLSAPDNDILNAEDITHQTPASVVAEILREQMFSGITEASDPRLLTLTGLLAGFTREQAAFQSRPRGELGDRIREMLLMREEALAQVVVLEQELSKQADSIKGLTLAAEESKLQNQQLCQQVNALEKRCSALLEDAKLAEDRVQLECEERLREYKESAELKKEIEQACKAHLQSYKDSSELKAKIAEACKERLAEFKASSEMKTAIWNKGFSMFVSGYNRGLRTAIYAPSTSLAELRAAEEDYDGEEVLYREDDRPLPKGASRTTAGPSEANTELGKGDEGARPQG is encoded by the exons ATGTGTTCCTTCGAGTCAGTCTGTCGgagctgggggttcacacccacAGCGATTCTGTTTGTGACCTTTTTCCGCCTCGTCCGGGCCATTCAATGTTTCTACTATTTCGCCTCCCGTGGTGGATTGTCCATTTTCACGGGCTATAAGGACTTCATAAAGGGCTGGGTAGAGGGTTTTGTAGTGGTGGAGTTGAAGAAGGATTCTG cttctgaagtGAAGATGGACCAAATCAAGCCTCCTAAGAATTTTACATTTTCCTGGGAGAGCATGAACGCGGCTCTGGATGACCTCCTGGCTAGGCGATTCGTGGGAGAGGCTACTCAAAGGGTGGTCGAAGTCATCTCCTCCAAGTCGGCTAGCCGGCCCCCTGTCCCAACTCCTTCTCGAGCTCCCAAGCCGAGCTCCCGAAGTAGCAAGTCTTCTCGGCCATCTAGCCGTAGCAGATCGAGCTCGGCTCCTCAGTCCTCCCAAGCCCCCCGGTCTCGACGGAATTCTAATGAAGGGATGGAAGAGGCTCTAGGGGTCATCTCTAGGCCGGTTGAAGGCACCGAGCTGGTGAGGACGGATCCTGTCCTTCCTTCTGAGGAGGTTCCTGAGGTGAGGCTGGAGACCTCCGCCGCTGAGGAGAGGGCTTCGGAAAAAGGAATGGAGGTTATCCCGGCGGGCAAAGGTTCCCAGGAGGCCCCTCTTGGGGTTATCCCTACTTCCGAGGGAATGGGGCCCGGACCCATTGATGGTGGGGATGTCGCAGTGAAGGTCGGGGGCAAGCGTCCTGCTCCAGCCGAAGTGCCTGCCCCGGTTTCCGTCCCTAAGAAGTCTCGGGCTTTTAGAAGACCGGCTCCAGCCCTCCCTCCTctcgagaagaagaaagaggctCCCGTGGTGCCCCTGttgtctgctcctgacaacgACATTTTGAACGCGGAGGATATTACTCATCAAACTCCAGCGAGCGTTGTAGCGGAGATCTTGAGGGAGCAGATGTTCAGTGGGATCACGGAGGCTTCGGACCCTCGTCTGCTTACTCTAACTGGCCTTTTGGCTGGTTTTACTCGAGAGCAAGCAGCATTTCAGTCTCGACCTCGAGGGGAGCTCGGAGATagaatcagggagatgctcctgatg AGAGAAGAAGCCCTAGCTCAGGTCGTAGTCCTAGAGCAAGAGCTGAGCAAGCAAGCTGACAGCATTAAGGGCTTGACCTTGGCGGCAGAGgagtccaaacttcaaaatcaacAACTCTGCCAACAAGTCAATGCTTTGGAGAAGAGGTGCTCAGCCTTGCTCGAAGATGCCAAGCTGGCTGAGGATAGAGTCCAGCTGGAGTGCGAGGAGCGCTTAAGGGAGTACAAGGAGTCGGCTGAGCTCAAAAAAGAGATTGAACAGGCCTGTAAGGCTCATCTTCAGAGCTATAAGGACTCTTCGGAGCTGAAAGCcaagatagctgaggcctgcaAGGAGCGACTTGCGGAATTTAAAGCCTCTAGCGAGATGAAGACGGCCATATGGAATAAGGGCTTCAGCATGTTCGTCTCTGGATACAATCGAGGCCTGAGGACTGCCATATATGCCCCCTCCACCTCGTTGGCTGAACTCCGAGCTGCTGAGGAGGACTAtgatggcgaggaggtgctATACAGGGAGGATGACAGACCCTTGCCTAAAGGAGCTTCTCGCACTACAGCTGGGCCTTCTGAGGCAAACACCGAGCTGGGGAAGGGAGATGAAGGTGCTAGGCCTCAGGGGTAG